The Malus domestica chromosome 13, GDT2T_hap1 genome includes a window with the following:
- the LOC103451472 gene encoding anamorsin homolog: MGSVLAFTDDGVLPVGLVFDASRELGTEKCEPQIVTLSSSNELPVGPSTVNIVFTLCRSIEFPNEQLLGEISRVLKPGGTVLIYKISDASKGETDKTTSVIERKLLLSGFLEAKAFQVKSSLPSELSFGVKAKKPSWKIGSSFALKKTTKTLPKIQINDDSDLIDEDSLLTEEDLKKPQLLSSDCEVGSTRKACKNCTCGRAEEEQKVEKLGSTVDLSNFKSQCGSCGLGDAFRCATCPFKGLPPFKPGEKVSLSANFLTADI; the protein is encoded by the exons GGATCTGTGCTGGCATTTACGGATGATGGAGTTCTACCGGTTGGTCTAGTTTTTGATGCATCAAGGGAGCTCGGGACCGAAAAGTGTGAACCTCAAATTGTCACTCTGTCTTCTTCAA ATGAGCTGCCGGTGGGGCCTTCCACTGTCAATATTGTGTTTACTCTTTGTAGATCGATTGAATTTCCAAATGAGCAGTTGCTAGGGGAAATCTCAAGAGTCTTGAAGCCTGGTGGGACAGTTCTAATTTACAAGATATCTGATGCTTCTAAAGGGGAAACAGATAAG ACCACCTCCGTTATTGAGCGCAAGTTACTATTGTCTGGTTTTCTAGAAGCAAAAGCTTTTCAAGTTAAATCAAGTTTACCATCTGAGTTATCTTTTGGG GTCAAGGCTAAAAAGCCTTCTTGGAAGATTGGTTCATCTTTTGCCTTAAAAAAGACCACAAAAACTTTACCAAAAATTCAGATCAATGATGATTCAGATCTCATTGATGAAGATAGTTTACTAACAGAAGAGGACTTAAAGAAACCCCAGCTGCTAT CAAGTGATTGCGAAGTTGGAAGCACAAGGAAAGCTTGTAAAAACTGCACATGTGGGAGAGCCGAAGAAGAGCAGAAAGTAGAGAAGTTAGGCTCCACTGTAGATTTGAGCAATTTCAAGTCGCAATGTGGCAGT TGTGGACTAGGGGATGCTTTTCGATGCGCTACATGTCCTTTTAAAGGTCTTCCTCCATTCAAACCCGGCGAGAAG GTATCATTGTCCGCGAACTTCCTTACAGCAGACATCTAG
- the LOC103451471 gene encoding protein S-acyltransferase 11-like, with translation MAFSISVSSEAAAPTVIPTMADLPKEHFIESIKDDYDVTCWGCGLRLVLPSNAPIFKCGWCGALTNHNAGKRECKYFWLRRLRDRCLVSILFMFMLFVMCGGVWALFPVLFDISYFHGIFHSIITFMLSVATVYTVSSASFACAGTPPYRVWGSYPAVGKGDLDNYTFCHQCSKPKSPSTHHCRSCGMCILDMDHHCPFIGNCVGASNHRHFIAFLISVVTSMFYISIMAMYVGYHIWPSITYDHLHAVDSDSATTAIRGIIHGFLRSAVLLPPRGLILIYLFVSSVSLEIGLGILLWQQLSFIYEGKTYLSHLSSRGSDEVGEKDCQNLVRFLAFPYPLSRYLSLCSLSRVLPSFQKKTHKHKNYQ, from the exons ATGGCATTTTCAATCTCTGTATCCTCTGAAGCTGCTGCTCCAACGGTAATTCCAACCATGGCCGACTTGCCCAAG GAGCATTTTATAGAATCCATCAAGGATGACTATGACGTCACGTGTTGGGGTTGTGGATTACGCCTTGTTCTTCCATCAAATGCTCCAATTTTCAAGTGTGGTTGGTGTGGAGCTTTAACAAATCACAATGCGGGGAAACGTGAATGCAAATACTTTTGGTTGAGGCGCTTGCGGGATCGCTGCTTAGTCAGTATCCTGTTCATGTTTATGCTATTTGTGATGT GTGGTGGAGTGTGGGCGCTGTTCCCTGTTCTTTTCGATATCAGCTATTTCCATGGAATTTTTCACTCCATCATTACCTTCATGTTATCTGTAGCCACTGTTTATACAGTCAGTTCTGCTTCATTTGCGTGTGCTGGAACACCTCCATACAGAGTGTGGGGAAGCTATCCAGCTGTGGGGAAGGGTGACCTCGATAATTATACCTTCTGTCACCAATGCTCAAAGCCAAAGTCGCCTAGCACTCATCATTGCCGGTCCTGTGGAATGTGTATATTGGACATGGATCATCATTGCCCATTT ATTGGGAATTGTGTTGGTGCGTCTAACCACCGACACTTCATTGCCTTCCTCATATCAGTTGTCACCAGTATGTTCTATATTTCTATCATGGCTATGTATGTGGGTTATCATATCTGGCCATCCATAACATACGACCACTTACATGCCGTTGACAGTGATTCAGCTACAACAGCTATCCGTGGGATTATACATGGTTTTCTAAGATCCGCTGTCCTTTTACCCCCTAGAGGGCTTATTCTAATATATCTGTTTGTTTCAAGTGTTTCGTTGGAGATAGGGCTGGGCATACTTCTGTGGCAGCAGCTCAGTTTTATTTACGAGGGAAAGACGTATTTGAGTCATTTAAGTTCACGGGGAAGTGATGAAGTTGGAGAGAAGGATTGCCAAAACCTCGTGCGTTTCTTGGCATTCCCGTATCCCTTGTCAAGATATCTTTCCCTCTGCTCTCTCTCAAGAGTTTTGCCAAGTTTCCAAAAGAAGACGCATAAACACAAGAA TTACCAGTGA
- the LOC103451473 gene encoding protein COFACTOR ASSEMBLY OF COMPLEX C SUBUNIT B CCB3, chloroplastic encodes MATCSYLLNHVQIKGWPSTRRISKLGNLNPIESFKTRSERQPRQGLLIAQCSFCLVQVGAASPTALLSLKPSDDIDAVSNIFRIGPPSTPQNVSNLMHNLVLADLDPATAKLAIGFLGPFFSLFSFLFIIRIVMSWYPKLPVGKFPYVVAYAPTEPILVATRKVIPPLGGVDVTPVVWFGLISFLNEILVGPQGLLVLLSQQLSS; translated from the exons ATGGCTACCTGTTCTTATCTTCTCAACCACGTCCAGATTAAAG GATGGCCCTCCACGAGAAGGATATCCAAGCTTGGAAATCTCAATCCTATT GAAAGCTTCAAGACAAGAAGTGAAAGGCAGCCAAGGCAAGGACTCCTAATTGCACAATGTTCCTTCTGTTTGGTCCAAGTCGGAGCTGCTTCTCCTACCGCTCTGTTGTCATTGAAGCCATCTGATGATATAGATGCAGTTTCAAACATTTTCCGCATCGGTCCGCCGAGCACGCCACAGAACGTCTCAAATCTAATGCACAACTTGGTGCTGGCAGATTTGGACCCTGCAACAGCAAAGCTAGCAATCGGGTTTCTGGGTCCATTTTTTTCGCTGTTCTCGTTTCTCTTCATAATAAGGATAGTCATGTCCTGGTACCCAAAACTTCCGGTTGGGAAGTTCCCGTATGTGGTGGCTTATGCTCCCACGGAGCCGATTCTCGTGGCAACCAGAAAGGTGATCCCGCCGTTGGGCGGTGTGGACGTTACGCCGGTGGTGTGGTTCGGATTGATTAGCTTCCTAAATGAGATATTGGTAGGTCCTCAGGGCCTTCTTGTTCTCCTCTCTCAACAGCTTAGCAGCTAA
- the LOC103451469 gene encoding loganic acid O-methyltransferase-like, whose product MSSNETTVPEAYPMNGGDGAYSYTKNSNCQRAAANVSKSLLDDAIAEKLDVEDFSCNPSNAFRIADLGCSVGPNTFFSVQNILEAVNHKYQSQCISSQMPEFQVFFSDHVANDFNTLFASLPPERQYFAAGVPGSFHGQLFPKSSLHFVHSSYAAHWLSKVPEQVVDKNSPAWNKGKIYYTTSPDEVVDAYAAQFGKDMTAFLEARAQELVVGGMMVIIMQAIPNGTPPSRIPNGIMFDFLGSTLMEIAKEGLISEGEVDSFNIPTYNTTPKEMMEVIERNGCFSIARIESTSPWSKAGHMINGPGLTMQLRAGMEGVFKTHFGTEITDQMFDRVYEKSGELIHKIESSCKEGTQLFLALKRK is encoded by the exons ATGAGCAGCAACGAAACCACAGTGCCGGAAGCCTATCCGATGAACGGTGGAGATGGCGCATACAGCTACACCAAAAACTCCAATTGCCAG AGAGCTGCAGCAAATGTTTCAAAGAGTCTACTTGATGATGCAATAGCAGAGAAGCTTGACGTAGAGGACTTCTCTTGCAATCCAAGCAACGCATTTCGGATAGCAGATTTGGGATGTTCAGTTGGACCAAACACTTTCTTTAGTGTCCAAAACATTCTGGAGGCAGTGAACCACAAGTACCAATCCCAATGCATCTCCTCCCAAATGCCTGAATTCCAAGTATTCTTCAGTGATCATGTTGCCAACGATTTCAACACCCTTTTCGCATCTTTGCCTCCGGAAAGGCAGTACTTTGCAGCTGGCGTGCCGGGATCTTTCCACGGCCAGTTATTCCCCAAGTCCTCGCTTCATTTCGTGCATTCTTCGTATGCAGCTCACTGGCTCTCTAAGGTACCGGAGCAAGTGGTAGACAAGAACTCTCCGGCGTGGAACAAAGGGAAGATTTACTACACGACCTCCCCTGATGAAGTAGTTGATGCTTATGCAGCCCAATTTGGTAAAGACATGACAGCATTCTTGGAAGCTAGGGCTCAAGAGCTTGTGGTGGGTGGAATGATGGTGATAATCATGCAAGCCATCCCAAACGGGACCCCTCCATCTCGGATTCCAAATGGCATCATGTTTGATTTTCTGGGGTCTACTCTCATGGAGATTGCCAAGGAA GGATTGATTAGCGAAGGAGAGGTGGACTCGTTCAACATTCCAACATACAACACAACTCCGAAGGAAATGATGGAGGTGATCGAAAGAAATGGATGCTTCAGCATAGCGAGAATTGAGTCGACAAGCCCATGGTCAAAAGCCGGTCATATGATCAACGGGCCGGGACTCACAATGCAGCTCAGAGCTGGCATGGAGGGAGTTTTCAAAACACATTTTGGAACTGAGATAACGGACCAAATGTTTGATAGGGTTTATGAAAAAAGTGGAGAACTTATTCACAAAATAGAATCCAGCTGCAAAGAAGGAACTCAGTTGTTTCTTGCTCTCAAACGCAAATGA